DNA sequence from the Brachybacterium sp. P6-10-X1 genome:
CGCCGCCCGGGAGGCCGGGTACTCCGTGCTGCTGACCACGGTCGGCGCGCGCGAGGACGGCGATCGCGAGATCGGCTCCGAGCTGCTGGGCTCGGGGGCCGACGGGATCCTCGTGGTCGCGGCTCACGAGGGCATGGTCCCCGCCGTGGCCACCGCCGCCCGCTCCACCCCGGTCGTCGCCGTCTCGGCGCAGGCGCCCGAGGTCGCGGGGGTCGAGGTGGTCGGCGTGGATCAGCAGCTCGGGGCGCGGCTGGTGGTCGAACATCTGGCGCGCACGGGCGCCCGGTCGGTGGTCCACCTCAGCGGCCCGCAGGACTGGTTCGACGCCCGCGCCCGGCTGGACGGCTTCCGGTCGGTCGCGCGGGAGCTCGGGCTCGAGGCCTCCGTCGTGGGCCCGGGGGACTGGAATCCGCGCTCCGGCTACGAGCTGACGACCTCGCTGGCGGCCGAGGGCAGCCTTCCTGATGCGATCTTCGCGGCGAACGACATGATGGCGATCGGGGTGCTGCACGCCCTGCACCAGCGCGGGCTGCGGGTGCCCGAGGACGTCGCCGTGGTCGGCTTCGACAACACGGTCGGCGCGGAGTTCCTCGTCCCCTCGCTGACCACGGTCTCCCAACCGTTCGCCGAGCTGGGACGCCTCGCTCTCGAGCGCCTGCTGTGCCTGCTGGAGGGGCGCGAGGTCCCCGCGAGCACCCCGCGCACCCTGCCGCCGCGCCTGGTGGTGCGCCGCTCCACTCGCCCCGAACGCTCGCACTGACCGCGTCCGCGCCGCGGATCACCCTCAGACGTCCGCGCCCCGTCCTGATCCGGCGTCACCCCCGCTGCCCGGGCCGACGCCGGCGCCCGCCCCTCACCGGGATGTGAACGTTGACATAGTCCTTCCCGGGCTGGTCTCATAGCGCCATGATGCACGATGCCGTGTCCGCACCGGACCACACTCCCGTCGATCCTGCCGCCGTCCTGCGCGAAGGGCGCGCTCACCTCGGGATCGAACTGGGCTCGACCCGGATCAAGGCGGCTCTCGTCGACGATACCGGCACCGTGCTCGGCACCGGCTCGCATGCCTGGGAGAACGAACTCGTCGAGGAGAACTGGACCTATTCGCTCGAGGAGGCCTGGGACGGGATCCGCGACTGCTACGCCGACCTCGTGCGGGACGTGCGCGAGCGCCACGGGGTGGAGCTGACGCACTTGGCGAGCATCGGCATCTCCGCGATGATGCACGGCTACCTCGCCCTCGACGCCGACGGCGAACTGCTGACCCCCTTCCGCACCTGGCGCAATACCTACACGGCCGATGCAGCGGCCCTGCTGAGCCGCACCTTCGCGCTGAACATCCCGCTGCGCTGGAGCGTCTCGCACCTGATGCATGCGATCCTCGGCGGGGAGGAGCACGTGCAGAGGATCGACGCCCTGACCACCTTGGCCGGCTCCGTGCACCAGCGCCTGACCGGGCGCCGGGTGCTGGGGGTGGGCGACGCCAGCGGGATGTTCCCGATCGCCGCCTCGGGCACGGACTACGACCCCGCGCTGCTCGAGCGCTTCGCGGCCCTCGACGAGGTCGCGGGCATGCCCTGGTCCCTGCCGCAGATCCTGCCCGAGGTGCTCACCGCCGGACAGGACGCCGGCTCCCTGACCGCAGAGGGCGCCGCCCTGCTGGACCCCACCGGAGCCCTGCAGCCCGGCGCCGTGGCCGCGCCGCCCGAGGGGGACGCCGGCACCGGGATGGTCGCCACCCAGGCCGTGGACCCGCGCACGGGCAACGTCTCGGCGGGCACCAGCGCTTTCGCGATGGTGGTCCTGGAGGGCCCGCTGTCCGGGCCGCGGGAGGAGATCGACCTGGTCACCACGCCGGCCGGTGATCCGGTGGCGATGATCCACACCAACAACTGCACCACCGACCTCGACGCCTGGCTCGCTCTCTTCTCCCGCTTCGCCGAGCTCATCGGCCATCCCGTCGGCCCCGAGGAGCTCTACGGAGCCCTGTTCGGGGCGGGAGCCGCGGGCGAGGTGGACGCCGGCGGGGTGCTGTCCTACAACTACGTCTCCGGGGAGCACCAGACGGGCGTGCCCTCCGGCCGCCCCCTGCTGGTGCGCGAGCAGGAGGCCCGCTTCACCCTCGAGAACTTCATGCGCTCCCAGCTGTACGGCGCCTTCGGAGCGCTCGCGGTGGGCATGGAGGCTCTGCTGGAGGACGAAGGGGTCCAGCTCGACGTCATGTACGCCCACGGCGGCATCTTCCGCACGCAGGGCGTCGCCCAGCAGGTGCTGGCCGACGCCCTGGCCACGCCCGTCGCCGTCGGCGAGTCCGCGGGCGAGGGCGGGGCCTGGGGCATGGCACTGCTGGCCGCCTTCACCGCGCGGCAGCAGGCAGGGTCGGACCGGAGCGCCGGGTCACACCGGGACGACGGGGCACCGGCCGCGGAATCGCTCAGTGATTTCCTCGCCCAGCAGGTCTTCGCCTCCCAGGAGCTGGGCACGCTCCAGCCCGAGGAGTCCGGCATGACCGGTCACGCGTCGTGGCTGGAGGGATACCGCACGGGCCTGCAGGTCGAGCGCCTGGCCGGTGAGGTCCTGGGCTGAGACCAGCCCTCCCCGCGCATCCGTCCCCCCCCCCCGTCCGCGACCGGCCTGATCCAGGAGCCCCCCCCCCATGACCATCGACCTCACCCAGCTGCCCGACGAGGTGCAGGAGGCCGTCGCCGCCACCCGCGAGCGCGTCGCCGCCCTGCACGCCGAACTGCCCCGCAACCAGCTGGTGGTGTGGACCGCCGGGAACGTCTCCGAGAGGGTCAGCCTGCCAGAGGGTTCCGACGTCCCCGGCCTGCTGGTCATCAAGCCCTCCGGCGTCTCCTACGACGAGCTGTCGGCCCAGAACATGGTGGTGTGCACGCTGGACGGACAGAAGATCGTCGACGGCACCCCCGATGCGCTCGTGCCGTCCTCGGACACCGCCGCCCACGCCTACGTGTACGAGCACATGGCGGAGGTGGGTGGCGTGGTGCACACCCACTCGACCTACGCGACCGCATGGGCCGCGCGCGGCGAGGCGATCCCCTGCGTGCTGACGATGATGGGAGACGAGTTCGGCGGCCCGATCCCCGTCGGCCCCTTCGCGATCATCGGCGACGACTCCATCGGACGCGGCATCGTCGAGACCCTGTCCGGCCACCGCAGCCCCGCGGTGCTGATGCAGAACCACGGCCCGTTCACGATCGGCTCCGACGCCCGCGCGGCGGTGAAGGCCGCCGTGATGGTCGAGGAGGTCGCGCGCACGGTGCACGTCTCCCGTCAGCTCGGCGAGCCGCTGCCGATCCCGCAGCAGTCGGTCGACTCCCTGTACGACCGGTACCAGAACGTCTACGGCCAGCAGGCGACCGGCTGACGCCCCGAGAGGCCGCGAGCGCAACGGTCAGCGTCGCCGCCCGGTACGGTCGCCTCCCGTACCGCGGCCCTCCCGGCTCGGCGCCCCGCCTCGCGGCGCACCGCGCCTGTGTGAGCTTCGTGACGATTGTCCACCCATGACCTGCGGGTTCGGGACTCCTGGTAGCACCGGCACACGGACATCGGTTGAAGGAACGCTGAGAACTGACCACAGTAGGGGCCGACTATGACTTCAACAGATCGGAATGCGATGAGTAGCACCGGAACTCCTGAGGCCGGTGGAGACACGTCGACGACCGGCGATCCCACCGAGTCGACCACCTCCCCCACCGCGTGGCCGGAGCACCTGCCCGAGACCGTCCACCTTCCCCGCTCGATGCAGATCGGCGTGGACGACAGCGACGACGAGATCACCGAGAAGCTGCGCCGTCAGGGCGCGCGCATCGGCAAGGGGGTCATCGCCCCGGCGGTGTTCTGGCCCGCGCTGGTGATCATCCTCGCCGTCGCGCTGGCGGCGATCATCTTCCCCGAGACCTCGAGCACCGTGATGTTCGGGATCCAGAACTGGATCGTGGCCGATCTGGGCTGGTTCTACATGCTGGTCATCGGCGTCTTCGTGGTCTTCTCGATCCTTCTCGCCCTGTCACCCTTCGGCCGCATCCGGTTGGGGCGCGACGACGACCGACCCGAATTCCGACTCTTCTCCTGGTTCGCGATGCTGTTCGCGGCCGGCATGGGCATCGGCCTGGTCTTCTACGGCGTCGCCGAGCCGCTCGGTTACACCACCAACAACATCAAGCCCGGCTGGGACGGTGAAGGCGTCGAGCTCTCGGGCCTGGCCATGGCCCAGACCTTCATGCATTGGGGCCTGCATCCCTGGGCGGTCTACTCGATCATCGGTCTGGCCGTCGCGTACGCGATCCACCGTCGCGGCCGGCCGGTGTCCATCCGCTGGGCCCTCGAGCCGATCTTCGGTGAACGCGTCAAGGGCTGGATCGGGGACGTCATCGACGTCCTGGCGATCTTCGGCACCGTGTTCGGCATCGCCACCTCGCTCGGCCTGGGCGTGCAGCAGATCGGGGCCGGCCTGACCGCGATCGGCGTGATCGACGGCGCGAGCAACACCTTCCTCATGATCCTGATCGCCGTGATCACCCTGCTGGCCACCGCCTCCGTGATCAGCGGCGTCGGCGTGGGGATCAAGTGGCTGTCCAACTCCAACCTCACCCTCGCCGGCATCCTGATGATCACTGCACTGGTCTTCGGCCCGACCGTCTTCCTGCTGCAGAACTTCGTCGAGTCCCTCGGCATCTACTTCACCAACGTCTTCCACATGACCCTCGATGTCGGGGCGTACACGCGCTCCGACGACGCGCAGTCCTGGTTCGCCGGCAACACGCTGTTCTACTGGGGCTGGTGGATCGCCTGGGCTCCCTTCGTCGGCGTGTTCATCGCCCGGATCTCCAAGGGCCGCACGGTGCGCGAGTTCATCGCCGGCGTGCTGCTGGTCCCGTCCCTCGTGGGCATGATCTGGTTCTCGATCTGGGGCGGCAACGGCCTGTTCCGCCAGTGGTTCGGCGCGGGCGACCTCGGCGACATCACGGCCGAGGAGTCGATGTTCCGCATCTTCGAGGGCTTCCCGCTGACCGGGCTGCTGTCGATCCTGGGGATCATCCTCGTGGCGATCTTCTTCATCACCTCCTCGGACTCCGGCTCGCTGGTGGTGGACATGCTCGCCTCCGGCGGGCACCCGAACCCGCCGATCTGGTCCCGCGTCGTGTGGGCGCTGCTCGAGGGTCTGCTCGCAGCGGGCCTGCTCCTCTCCGGCGGGCTCGAGTCCCTGCAGGCCGGCTCCCTGATCACCGCCCTGCCCTTCAGCATCATCCTGCTGCTGATGTGCGTGGCCCTGGTCAAGGCCCTCAGTCTCGACCAGGCCGTGCTGGACCAGCATGCCCAGATCCGGCGGATGGAAGCCGTGACCCGACACATCGCCGGAGAGGTCAACGCCACGCTCCCCGAGAGCGAAGAATTCGGCGAGTACCTCGACACCCGCGTCGACGACCGGATCGACTACCGGCTGGACCGCACACGCGGTGCCTTCGGCCGCTCGCGCTCGGAGAAGCCCTCCGAGCGGTCGGCGGGCCGTGCCGGCCGACGGTCGGACCGACCGGACACCGGGTCCTCGCACAAGGACTGACCTCGACCGTCGCTCGGGCCACGGCCCGGACGATGCAGCACGGTTCGTGAAGGAGGCCTCCCCTCAGGGAGGCCTCCTTCCTCGTGCCGGCCCCGGGAACGGGGCCGGCCCCGAACCCGGAGTTCGACGACCGCACGGGATGAATCGGCTCGCTTGACACCCTCATTGTGAACGTTCACACTAAAGGGGTCGCCCATCTCCGGCCCGCCGCTGCACGGCTGCGCCCCGCCCTCCCCGAAGGAGTCACTGTGGACAATCCTTTCGTCGCCCGCGAGATCTGGTTCCTGACCGGCAGCCAGGGCCTGTACGGCCCCGAGACCCTCGACCAGGTCGCCGAGCAGTCCCGCACGATCGCCGAGACCCTCGACGGCGGCGCGGACATCCCGGTGAAGATCGTCTGGAAGCCGGTGCTGACCGAGCGCGACGCGATCCGCGAGACCGCCCTGGCCGCGAACGCCGATCCCGCGTGCGTGGGCGTCATCGCCTGGATGCACACCTTCTCCCCGGCGAAGATGTGGATCCAGGGTCTGGACGCGCTGACCACCCCGCTGCTGCACCTGCACACGCAGGCGGACGTCGCCCTGCCCTGGTCGACCATCGACATGGACTTCATGAACCTCAACCAGGCCGCGCACGGCGACCGCGAGTTCGGATACATCGCCACCCGACTGGGCGTGCACCGCAAGACCGTCGTCGGCCACGCGAGCGACGCGGGCGTCCGGGCCAAGGTGGGCCGCTGGGCCCGCGCCGCCACCGGCTGGGCCGAGATGCACTCGCTGAAGCTGGCCCGCTTCGGCGACAACATGCGAGGCGTCGCCGTCACCGAGGGGGACAAGACCGAGGCCGAGCTGCGCCTGGGCGTCTCGGTGAACACCTGGGG
Encoded proteins:
- a CDS encoding xylulokinase; translation: MMHDAVSAPDHTPVDPAAVLREGRAHLGIELGSTRIKAALVDDTGTVLGTGSHAWENELVEENWTYSLEEAWDGIRDCYADLVRDVRERHGVELTHLASIGISAMMHGYLALDADGELLTPFRTWRNTYTADAAALLSRTFALNIPLRWSVSHLMHAILGGEEHVQRIDALTTLAGSVHQRLTGRRVLGVGDASGMFPIAASGTDYDPALLERFAALDEVAGMPWSLPQILPEVLTAGQDAGSLTAEGAALLDPTGALQPGAVAAPPEGDAGTGMVATQAVDPRTGNVSAGTSAFAMVVLEGPLSGPREEIDLVTTPAGDPVAMIHTNNCTTDLDAWLALFSRFAELIGHPVGPEELYGALFGAGAAGEVDAGGVLSYNYVSGEHQTGVPSGRPLLVREQEARFTLENFMRSQLYGAFGALAVGMEALLEDEGVQLDVMYAHGGIFRTQGVAQQVLADALATPVAVGESAGEGGAWGMALLAAFTARQQAGSDRSAGSHRDDGAPAAESLSDFLAQQVFASQELGTLQPEESGMTGHASWLEGYRTGLQVERLAGEVLG
- a CDS encoding LacI family DNA-binding transcriptional regulator — translated: MDGTPRRPSMADVAARAGVSYQTVSRVLNEPQIVRPTTRDRVLESISALGYTRNRAARALKTTRSSLIGMLTDGSSLFGPAETTTAIESAAREAGYSVLLTTVGAREDGDREIGSELLGSGADGILVVAAHEGMVPAVATAARSTPVVAVSAQAPEVAGVEVVGVDQQLGARLVVEHLARTGARSVVHLSGPQDWFDARARLDGFRSVARELGLEASVVGPGDWNPRSGYELTTSLAAEGSLPDAIFAANDMMAIGVLHALHQRGLRVPEDVAVVGFDNTVGAEFLVPSLTTVSQPFAELGRLALERLLCLLEGREVPASTPRTLPPRLVVRRSTRPERSH
- a CDS encoding BCCT family transporter, which codes for MSSTGTPEAGGDTSTTGDPTESTTSPTAWPEHLPETVHLPRSMQIGVDDSDDEITEKLRRQGARIGKGVIAPAVFWPALVIILAVALAAIIFPETSSTVMFGIQNWIVADLGWFYMLVIGVFVVFSILLALSPFGRIRLGRDDDRPEFRLFSWFAMLFAAGMGIGLVFYGVAEPLGYTTNNIKPGWDGEGVELSGLAMAQTFMHWGLHPWAVYSIIGLAVAYAIHRRGRPVSIRWALEPIFGERVKGWIGDVIDVLAIFGTVFGIATSLGLGVQQIGAGLTAIGVIDGASNTFLMILIAVITLLATASVISGVGVGIKWLSNSNLTLAGILMITALVFGPTVFLLQNFVESLGIYFTNVFHMTLDVGAYTRSDDAQSWFAGNTLFYWGWWIAWAPFVGVFIARISKGRTVREFIAGVLLVPSLVGMIWFSIWGGNGLFRQWFGAGDLGDITAEESMFRIFEGFPLTGLLSILGIILVAIFFITSSDSGSLVVDMLASGGHPNPPIWSRVVWALLEGLLAAGLLLSGGLESLQAGSLITALPFSIILLLMCVALVKALSLDQAVLDQHAQIRRMEAVTRHIAGEVNATLPESEEFGEYLDTRVDDRIDYRLDRTRGAFGRSRSEKPSERSAGRAGRRSDRPDTGSSHKD
- a CDS encoding L-ribulose-5-phosphate 4-epimerase, producing MTIDLTQLPDEVQEAVAATRERVAALHAELPRNQLVVWTAGNVSERVSLPEGSDVPGLLVIKPSGVSYDELSAQNMVVCTLDGQKIVDGTPDALVPSSDTAAHAYVYEHMAEVGGVVHTHSTYATAWAARGEAIPCVLTMMGDEFGGPIPVGPFAIIGDDSIGRGIVETLSGHRSPAVLMQNHGPFTIGSDARAAVKAAVMVEEVARTVHVSRQLGEPLPIPQQSVDSLYDRYQNVYGQQATG